The following coding sequences are from one Electrophorus electricus isolate fEleEle1 chromosome 22, fEleEle1.pri, whole genome shotgun sequence window:
- the sall4 gene encoding sal-like protein 4, with amino-acid sequence MSRRKQSKPQHINSEGPNSAENGVLQDAQTEEDSSEVKRCRMDETRVCEKCCAEFFDEPEFLEHKKNCTKSQQVVIMKDVEGGEVLPEFSEQSSGDLQSDFGDAQSSSNSQVKHSMESVETIKDEPNLNGDGASKQIQQMSNSPDTGCIPTSKLQDSNVTLETMPATRVAVTQHSSNSSSQKSQTPSSQPDVLHAIPMILEQLVNLQQQQLQQIQLTEQIRIQVAMMAPHSLHSAVGAAVDPLKALGAHLSQQLSTAAALIGKRTGSQSLTLEALKQGKLNQPSSIPTSLTGGVGSIPLKTDVMKGLPDLASRLPSLLPQSPAVMAFQSPFSGLAAGMDPSKKAKNKMPGMAEVKNGSGEQMFKHKCKFCGKTFGNDSALQIHLRSHTGERPFKCNICGNRFTTKGNLKVHFQRHKDKYPHIKMNPHPVPEHLDNIPTNNGIPYGMSVPMEESNIVDKPVIGLPSTGLHPSVLQGFKPSFDIPMTDLYTQRPSSSGSDGASISSGMYSHEVGLDQSKEATDALANLHHMNATGLSGESGSGTAKLQQMVDGLEKRTNDPNECLICHRVLSCQSSLKMHYRTHTGERPYKCKICGRAFSTKGNLKAHYGVHRANTPLKMQHSCPICQKKFTNAVVLQQHIRMHMGGQIPNTPLPESPETMDTCLTDEKNMDASGLEESMEEQDLDLDNQEKQTSSELPTVPVPKGDQPFSGSPAMFSGITALENHMKSLTSALNLQRQSSTASESDGGLKESPSTAGELEYKNGRSPAVSDSVSFHSSSPVDGQLENTQTKSPEFVNADDGNGVTGRTDSDGGAQDFTETNGALDLTSSYTAKAIKEEPGLFPNGEYSAGHMPFMRVPPSLVKLEMQIPPENLMGAQNQYSSPLSQGTGTPPPSSSAPRRSAKQHLCNVCGKNFSSASALQIHERTHTGEKPFACTICGRAFTTKGNLKVHVGTHMWNNSARRGQRLSLDNPMALMAMSAESKMIPDMLQPPKDLISPPMNFDPSVWNQYAAAFTNGLSMKTNEISVIQNGGIPVPGSLAGGPLVGSTGGLMKMDSSHSGIPATVADMEKNGSESVVKSQFPHFMEEGKVN; translated from the exons ATGTCGCGACGCAAGCAATCCAAGCCACAGCACATCAATTCAGAAGGACCAAATTCGGCAGAAAACG GGGTTCTACAAGATGCCCAAACTGAGGAGGATTCCAGTGAAGTCAAGAGGTGTCGAATGGATGAAACAAGAGTTTGTGAAAAATGCTGTGCTGAGTTCTTTGATGAACCAGAGTTTCTTGAGCACAAGAAAAATTGCACTAAGAGCCAACAGGTAGTCATTATGAAGGATGTGGAAGGGGGTGAAGTACTTCCTGAATTTTCTGAGCAGTCCTCTGGAGACTTGCAAAGTGATTTTGGTGATGCCCAGTCCAGCAGTAATTCCCAGGTAAAGCATAGCATGGAGTCAGTGGAGACTATAAAGGATGAACCAAACCTGAATGGAGATGGTGCCTCGAAACAAATCCAGCAGATGTCCAACAGTCCTGACACCGGCTGCATACCTACTTCCAAATTGCAAGACTCTAATGTAACCCTTGAAACCATGCCTGCCACTAGAGTAGCTGTAACACAGCATTCATCTAATTCCTCTAGTCAGAAGTCTCAAACACCCTCATCACAGCCAGATGTGTTGCATGCCATACCCATGATCCTTGAACAGCTGGTCAACCTTCAGCAACAGCAACTTCAGCAGATCCAGCTAACTGAGCAGATTCGCATCCAAGTGGCTATGATGGCACCTCACAGCCTTCACTCTGCAGTGGGAGCTGCAGTGGATCCACTGAAGGCACTCGGTGCACATCTTTCCCAGCAGCTCTCAACTGCTGCTGCCCTAATTGGAAAACGAACAGGCTCTCAGAGTTTGACTTTGGAAGCTCTCAAGCAAGGTAAACTGAATCAGCCCAGTAGTATTCCCACATCGCTTACTGGAGGTGTTGGCTCCATACCATTGAAGACTGACGTGATGAAAGGACTCCCAGATCTAGCCAGCCGACTTCCATCTTTACTTCCCCAGTCTCCAGCAGTTATGGCATTCCAGAGTCCCTTCAGTGGCCTTGCAGCAGGTATGGATCCCTccaaaaaggcaaagaacaagATGCCTGGCATGGCAGAAGTAAAGAATGGATCTGGTGAACAGATGTTTAAACATAAATGCAAGTTCTGTGGGAAGACCTTTGGGAATGACAGTGCCCTCCAGATTCATTTGCGTTCGCACACTGGTGAAAGACCATTCAAATGTAACATCTGTGGAAACCGCTTCACAACCAAAGGGAACCTCAAGGTGCATTTCCAGAGGCACAAAGACAAATACCCACACATTAAGATGAATCCACATCCTGTACCTGAGCACCTAGACAATATTCCCACAAACAACGGCATTCCATATGGCATGTCTGTTCCAATGGAGGAGTCCAATATTGTAGACAAACCAGTGATTGGACTCCCTTCCACAGGTCTCCACCCATCAGTGCTCCAGGGATTCAAGCCTTCTTTTGATATTCCAATGACCGATCTCTACACACAAAGACCCTCCTCATCTGGCAGTGATGGTGCATCCATTTCCTCGGGCATGTACTCTCATGAGGTGGGACTAGATCAGAGTAAGGAAGCCACAGATGCACTAGCTAATCTGCATCATATGAATGCTACTGGTCTCTCTGGTGAGAGTGGCTCTGGCACAGCCAAACTTCAGCAAATGGTGGATGGTCTGGAGAAGAGAACCAATGACCCTAATGAATGTCTGATCTGCCACAGAGTCTTGAGCTGTCAAAGTTCCCTAAAGATGCATTACCGTACACACACTGGTGAGCGACCCTACAAGTGTAAGATTTGTGGCAGAGCCTTCTCTACCAAAGGCAACCTTAAGGCCCATTACGGTGTCCACAGGGCCAATACTCCCCTTAAGATGCAACACTCTTGCCCAATTTGCCAAAAGAAGTTCACTAATGCAGTTGTACTACAGCAGCATATTCGAATGCATATGGGTGGCCAAATCCCCAACACTCCATTACCGGAGAGCCCAGAAACGATGGATACCTgtttaacagatgaaaagaaCATGGATGCCAGTGGGCTTGAGGAGAGCATGGAGGAACAAGATTTGGATTTGGACAATCAGGAGAAGCAAACCAGCTCTGAGCTGCCAACTGTGCCTGTCCCCAAAGGGGATCAGCCCTTCAGTGGCTCACCTGCCATGTTCTCAGGCATCACTGCTCTAGAAAACCACATGAAAAGCCTCACATCAGCCTTGAACTTGCAGCGACAGAGTAGCACTGCATCCGAGAGTGATGGTGGGCTCAAAGAGTCACCGTCAACAGCTGGGGAGCTAGAATACAAGAATGGACGCAGTCCAGCTGTGTCTGATTCAGTCTCCTTTCACTCTTCATCTCCAGTAGATGGCCAACTGGAGAACACGCAGACAAAGTCTCCAGAATTTGTAAACGCAGATGATGGAAATGGTGTCACTGGTAGAACAGACTCTGATGGTGGAGCTCAGGATTTCACTGAAACGAATGGAGCACTGGACTTGACTTCTAGCTATACTGCAAAAGCCATCAAAGAAGAGCCTGGTCTGTTTCCAAATGGAGAATACT CTGCTGGGCACATGCCCTTCATGAGGGTGCCTCCAAGTCTGGTTAAACTGGAAATGCAGATTCCTCCTGAGAATCTAATGGGAGCCCAAAATCAGTATAGCTCTCCACTGTCCCAGGGGACAGGCACTCCTCCCCCAAGCTCCAGTGCCCCTCGTCGCTCGGCCAAGCAACATCTGTGTAATGTATGTGGCAAAAACTTCTCATCAGCCAGTGCACTGCAAATtcatgaacgcacacacactggagagaagCCCTTTGCTTGCACCATTTGTGGCAGAGCTTTTACAACAAAAGGAAACCTCAAG GTACATGTGGGAACACATATGTGGAATAATTCAGCAAGGCGTGGTCAGCGTTTGTCTTTAGATAACCCCATGGCATTGATGGCCATGAGTGCTGAGTCCAAGATGATCCCAGACATGTTACAGCCCCCAAAAGATCTGATCTCCCCACCAATGAACTTTGACCCATCAGTATGGAATCAGTATGCTGCTGCTTTCACAAATGGACTGAGTATGAAAACTAATGAGATTTCAGTCATCCAGAATGGAGGAATCCCAGTCCCTGGAAGCCTTGCTGGAGGTCCATTGGTTGGATCTACAGGAGGACTGATGAAGATGGACTCCTCTCACTCAGGCATTCCAGCTACAGTTGCTGACATGGAAAAGAATGGCTCGGAGAGTGTAGTAAAATCAcaatttccacattttatgGAGGAGGGCAAAGTGAATTAA